In one Labeo rohita strain BAU-BD-2019 unplaced genomic scaffold, IGBB_LRoh.1.0 scaffold_96, whole genome shotgun sequence genomic region, the following are encoded:
- the arl8a gene encoding ADP-ribosylation factor-like protein 8A, protein MIALFNKLLDWFKALFWKEEMELTLVGLQYSGKTTFVNVIASGQFSEDMIPTVGFNMRKITKGNVTIKLWDIGGQPRFRSMWERYCRGVSAIVYMVDAADPEKIEASKNELHNLLDKPQLQGIPVLVLGNKRDLPGALDEKELIERMNLSAIQDREICCYSISCKEKDNIDITLQWLIQHSRTRRS, encoded by the exons ATGATCGCGCTATTCAACAAGCTGCTGGACTGGTTCAAGGCCCTCTTCTGGAAGGAGGAGATGGAGCTAACGCTGGTCGGCCTGCAGTACTCGGGAAAAACCACGTTCGTCAACGTGATTGCG tcAGGTCAGTTCAGCGAGGACATGATCCCTACGGTCGGCTTCAACATGCGCAAGATCACCAAGGGAAACGTCACCATCAAG TTGTGGGACATTGGTGGTCAGCCGCGCTTCAGGAGCATGTGGGAGCGATACTGTCGTGGTGTCAGCGCTATTGT GTACATGGTTGATGCGGCCGATCCGGAAAAGATAGAGGCGTCGAAGAACGAACTGCACAACTTGTTAGACAAACCACAGCTGCAGGGAATCCCA GTTCTGGTTTTGGGCAATAAGCGAGATCTTCCCGGAGCTCTGGATGAGAAGGAGCTCATCGAGAGAAT GAACCTGTCGGCCATCCAGGACAGAGAGATCTGCTGTTACTCCATCTCCTGTAAGGAGAAGGACAACATTG ACATCACACTACAGTGGCTGATCCAGCACTCGCGGACCCGGCGGAGCTGA
- the cunh6orf89 gene encoding bombesin receptor-activated protein C6orf89 homolog, with product MGSSLSEPCIYDKLSESIDILRQSGYRYGMSEREIEKFIKQVLETNEPRRDPPQFPILRATIKLVLAVGVLLIAVLVFTYPYSPPLLDSMSAAGLNSSSPLSHARLLELPIARKHNLHSFHEWWASGALQMPHVYCSACAGVTAALQLRTSVGINRQTQTQPLLLKGGESLSRRVSHLEQFSRPQTVTPTPANFTLLWSFSSSPRETVLQWLFPDTELCPLLENTGTTLQRCQITDSTNAQHTRVQVLGWLVVAEGSPSVRVLPVQRCQNYCSSFSLWLEPGDMVYADPRYWLMELFPSGGQSVLCDGPVL from the exons ATGGGCTCGTCTCTCAGTGAACCCTGCATCTATGATAAGCTGTCGGAGAGCATCGACATCCTGCGGCAGTCCGGATACCGCTATGGGATGTCCGAGAGAGAGATCGAGAAGTTCATCAAGCAGGTGCTGGAGACCAACGAGCCTCGCAGGGACCCGCCGCAGTTCCCCATCCTGAGGGCCACCATCAAG TTGGTGTTGGCGGTGGGTGTTCTGCTGATCGCGGTGCTGGTGTTCACGTATCCTTACAGCCCACCGCTGCTGGACTCCATGAGCGCGGCAGGACTCAACAGCTCGTCTCCTCTCAGTCACGCGCGCCTGCTAGAGCTGCCCATCGCCAGGAAACACAACCTGCACA gtTTTCACGAGTGGTGGGCGTCCGGCGCGCTGCAGATGCCACATGTGTACTGCTCGGCCTGCGCAGGCGTGACGGCAGCGCTGCAGCTGAGAACATCAGTGGGGAtcaacagacagacacagacgcAGCCGCTTCTGCTCaag GGTGGAGAGTCTCTGTCTCGGCGTGTGTCTCATCTGGAGCAGTTCTCACGGCCGCAGACGGTCACGCCGACACCTGCCAACTTCACCCTGCTCTG GAGTTTCTCATCCAGTCCCAGAGAGACCGTTCTCCAGTGGTTGTTTCCGGACACTGAGCTCTGCCCTCTGCTGGAGAACACGGGAACGACACTACAGCGCTGCCAGATCACCGACAGCACGAATGCACAACACACG cgCGTACAAGTGTTGGGTTGGCTGGTGGTGGCCGAAGGTTCTCCGTCGGTTCGTGTTCTTCCCGTCCAGCGATGCCAAAACTACTGCAGCTCCTTCAGCCTGTGGCTGGAGCCAGGAGACATGG TTTATGCCGACCCGCGCTACTGGCTGATGGAGCTTTTCCCGTCCGGAGGTCAGAGCGTGTTGTGTGACGGCCCCGTTCTCTGA
- the znf76 gene encoding zinc finger protein 76 isoform X1 — protein MVECIMSCGVMMESLGLQAVALSDGSTAYIQQSISDGSLLEGNTVQLEDGTTAFIQHVSVQQKESLAFEDGQAVQLEDGTTAFIHHTPKDGFDPSAVEAVQLEDGSTAYIHHQTGGGVELNADAEAIATLESYASKLTGSEVEVDENIENTNGAEQTSIQLMFEGKVWSSGKVQQVGEKSFRCGHTGCGRYYTTAHHLKVHERSHTGDRPYRCEVPSCGKAFATGYGLKSHLRTHTGEKPYKCPEDMCYKAFKTSGDLQKHVRTHTGEKPFKCPFEGCGRSFTTSNIRKVHTRTHTGERPYLCPEPSCGRAFASATNYKNHMRIHTGEKPYLCTVPGCGKSFTEYSSLYKHHVVHTHCKPYTCSHCGKTYRQTSTLAMHKRTAHGDFDTVEDGDAEVYEASPQDAEQNEHNADDNIISSHLQVLGTAVTMVTQDGTTIAVPGRTAGGGQQVTMVTDGKELQPVAIVTSDGIMTEMNSSPYQQVALLATENGTQIAVQLEDQQTLEEAITMATAAIQHSGLTSDQ, from the exons ATGGTAGAGTGTATCATG AGCTGCGGTGTGATGATGGAGAGTTTGGGGCTTCAGGCCGTGGCTCTGAGCGATGGATCCACTGCTTACATACAGCAGAGCATCAGCG ATGGGAGTCTGTTGGAGGGAAACACGGTTCAGCTGGAGGACGGGACCACAGCGTTTATCCAGCACGTCAGCGTCCAGCAGAAag AGTCGTTAGCGTTTGAGGACGGTCAGGCCGTGCAGCTGGAGGACGGGACCACGGCATTCATCCACCACACGCCTAAAG ATGGCTTCGACCCCAGCGCCGTGGAGGCCGTTCAGCTGGAGGATGGCAGTACGGCGTACATCCATCACCAGACGGGTGGCGGTGTGGAGCTGAACGCCGACGCCGAGGCCATCGCCACGCTGGAGAGCTACGCCAGCAAG CTGACGGGGTCAGAGGTCGAGGTTGATGAAAACATTGAAAACACAAATGGAGCGGAGCAGACCAGCATACAG cTGATGTTTGAGGGGAAGGTCTGGAGCTCTGGTAAGGTCCAGCAGGTCGGAGAGAAGAGTTTCCGCTGTGGACACACAGGCTGCGGCCGATACTACACCACAGCACACCATCTGAAG GTGCATGAGCGTTCGCACACCGGTGACCGTCCGTACAGGTGCGAGGTGCCATCCTGCGGTAAAGCCTTTGCCACAGGATATGGGCTCAAGAGTCACCTGCGCACGCACACCGGAGAAAAACCCTATAAATGTCCTGAGGACATGTGCTACAAAGCCTTCAAAACCTCCGGAGACCTGCAGAAACACGTGCGCACGCACACCG GCGAGAAGCCGTTCAAGTGTCCGTTCGAGGGCTGCGGACGCTCCTTCACCACGTCCAACATTCGCAAGGTTCACACGCGGACGCACACGGGCGAGCGGCCGTACCTGTGCCCAGAGCCGTCCTGCGGGAGAGCCTTCGCCAGCGCCACCAACTACAAGAACCACATGAGGATACACACTG GCGAGAAACCATATCTTTGTACGGTTCCCGGctgtgggaagagtttcacgGAGTATTCCAGTCTTTACAAGCATCATGTGGTTCACACGCACTGTAAGCCGTACACCTGCAGCCACTGCGGGAAGACCTACAGACAGACGTCCACGCTTGCCATGCACAAGCGCACCGCGCACGGAGACTTCGACACTGTGGAGGATGGTG ATGCAGAGGTTTACGAGGCGTCGCCGCAGGACGCCGAGCAGAACGAACATAATGCCGATGACAACATCATCAGCTCACACCTGCAGGTGCTCGGCACGGCTGTCACCATGGTGACCCAGGACGGAACCACCATCGCTGTCCCCGGCCGAACGGCCGGCGGTGGGCAGCAGGTCACCATGGTTACGGATGGCAAAGAGCTGCAGCCG GTTGCCATAGTAACGTCAGATGGCATCATGACTGAAATGAACTCGTCGCCctaccagcaggtggcgctgcTAGCAACAGAGAACGGCACACAGATAGCAGTACAG TTAGAAGATCAACAGACGTTAGAGGAGGCGATCACCATGGCAACAGCAGCGATTCAGCACAGTGGACTGACCTCAGATCAGTGA
- the znf76 gene encoding zinc finger protein 76 isoform X2 has product MMESLGLQAVALSDGSTAYIQQSISDGSLLEGNTVQLEDGTTAFIQHVSVQQKESLAFEDGQAVQLEDGTTAFIHHTPKDGFDPSAVEAVQLEDGSTAYIHHQTGGGVELNADAEAIATLESYASKLTGSEVEVDENIENTNGAEQTSIQLMFEGKVWSSGKVQQVGEKSFRCGHTGCGRYYTTAHHLKVHERSHTGDRPYRCEVPSCGKAFATGYGLKSHLRTHTGEKPYKCPEDMCYKAFKTSGDLQKHVRTHTGEKPFKCPFEGCGRSFTTSNIRKVHTRTHTGERPYLCPEPSCGRAFASATNYKNHMRIHTGEKPYLCTVPGCGKSFTEYSSLYKHHVVHTHCKPYTCSHCGKTYRQTSTLAMHKRTAHGDFDTVEDGDAEVYEASPQDAEQNEHNADDNIISSHLQVLGTAVTMVTQDGTTIAVPGRTAGGGQQVTMVTDGKELQPVAIVTSDGIMTEMNSSPYQQVALLATENGTQIAVQLEDQQTLEEAITMATAAIQHSGLTSDQ; this is encoded by the exons ATGATGGAGAGTTTGGGGCTTCAGGCCGTGGCTCTGAGCGATGGATCCACTGCTTACATACAGCAGAGCATCAGCG ATGGGAGTCTGTTGGAGGGAAACACGGTTCAGCTGGAGGACGGGACCACAGCGTTTATCCAGCACGTCAGCGTCCAGCAGAAag AGTCGTTAGCGTTTGAGGACGGTCAGGCCGTGCAGCTGGAGGACGGGACCACGGCATTCATCCACCACACGCCTAAAG ATGGCTTCGACCCCAGCGCCGTGGAGGCCGTTCAGCTGGAGGATGGCAGTACGGCGTACATCCATCACCAGACGGGTGGCGGTGTGGAGCTGAACGCCGACGCCGAGGCCATCGCCACGCTGGAGAGCTACGCCAGCAAG CTGACGGGGTCAGAGGTCGAGGTTGATGAAAACATTGAAAACACAAATGGAGCGGAGCAGACCAGCATACAG cTGATGTTTGAGGGGAAGGTCTGGAGCTCTGGTAAGGTCCAGCAGGTCGGAGAGAAGAGTTTCCGCTGTGGACACACAGGCTGCGGCCGATACTACACCACAGCACACCATCTGAAG GTGCATGAGCGTTCGCACACCGGTGACCGTCCGTACAGGTGCGAGGTGCCATCCTGCGGTAAAGCCTTTGCCACAGGATATGGGCTCAAGAGTCACCTGCGCACGCACACCGGAGAAAAACCCTATAAATGTCCTGAGGACATGTGCTACAAAGCCTTCAAAACCTCCGGAGACCTGCAGAAACACGTGCGCACGCACACCG GCGAGAAGCCGTTCAAGTGTCCGTTCGAGGGCTGCGGACGCTCCTTCACCACGTCCAACATTCGCAAGGTTCACACGCGGACGCACACGGGCGAGCGGCCGTACCTGTGCCCAGAGCCGTCCTGCGGGAGAGCCTTCGCCAGCGCCACCAACTACAAGAACCACATGAGGATACACACTG GCGAGAAACCATATCTTTGTACGGTTCCCGGctgtgggaagagtttcacgGAGTATTCCAGTCTTTACAAGCATCATGTGGTTCACACGCACTGTAAGCCGTACACCTGCAGCCACTGCGGGAAGACCTACAGACAGACGTCCACGCTTGCCATGCACAAGCGCACCGCGCACGGAGACTTCGACACTGTGGAGGATGGTG ATGCAGAGGTTTACGAGGCGTCGCCGCAGGACGCCGAGCAGAACGAACATAATGCCGATGACAACATCATCAGCTCACACCTGCAGGTGCTCGGCACGGCTGTCACCATGGTGACCCAGGACGGAACCACCATCGCTGTCCCCGGCCGAACGGCCGGCGGTGGGCAGCAGGTCACCATGGTTACGGATGGCAAAGAGCTGCAGCCG GTTGCCATAGTAACGTCAGATGGCATCATGACTGAAATGAACTCGTCGCCctaccagcaggtggcgctgcTAGCAACAGAGAACGGCACACAGATAGCAGTACAG TTAGAAGATCAACAGACGTTAGAGGAGGCGATCACCATGGCAACAGCAGCGATTCAGCACAGTGGACTGACCTCAGATCAGTGA